In Sphingobacterium thalpophilum, a genomic segment contains:
- a CDS encoding serine hydrolase domain-containing protein translates to MNILSKPLFILLSTLLLINSLSSNGQYLSPINTDHKLKNQLDTIVNCSVVDYLSNNNTFSVSIGIYIKGHKTTYTYSREKLPNADNYYNIGSVAKTFVGALLAQAVLDKKINLDDDIRKYLPGVYSNLQYRGHGIRVKHLANHTSALPKTFRSLPTKVVDSLRGLTIPEQVDYLGKYSRDNLLDDLRKVKPDTVPGTKFSYNSTAVVVLIALLESSYKDSYEHLISAYLKGHLGMHYTAPYLDESQINDVVQGHDNKGQPVPFANLSGFYFGPTMNSTINDMLIYIEANLKLNDRALGLTHQLTYGKDDGFGMGLGWMINRDERGVRYFYHDGNTKIGYNTLCVLYPTDDYGIVIMVNDNIDQRKVSELENDIRHQLLLYDRRQVQPSSSAEKKD, encoded by the coding sequence ATGAATATACTATCCAAACCCTTATTTATCCTATTGAGCACCCTGTTGCTAATTAATAGCCTTTCATCAAACGGACAGTATCTTTCACCCATCAATACTGACCATAAACTTAAAAACCAACTCGATACAATTGTAAACTGTTCTGTTGTTGATTATCTTTCCAACAACAATACATTTAGTGTGTCTATTGGGATTTATATTAAAGGGCACAAAACAACCTACACCTACAGTAGAGAAAAGTTACCAAACGCCGATAACTATTACAACATTGGATCGGTGGCGAAAACCTTTGTCGGCGCTCTACTTGCGCAAGCGGTCCTTGATAAGAAAATCAACCTCGATGATGATATCCGTAAATACTTGCCAGGGGTTTATTCCAATTTACAATACCGCGGCCATGGAATCCGCGTTAAGCATCTAGCAAATCATACTTCTGCCCTTCCAAAGACTTTCAGATCGCTACCTACCAAAGTTGTCGATAGTTTAAGGGGGCTCACTATTCCGGAACAGGTAGACTATCTTGGAAAGTACAGTCGTGACAACCTATTGGATGATCTGAGGAAAGTCAAGCCCGACACCGTCCCAGGTACAAAGTTCAGTTACAATAGCACGGCTGTGGTGGTACTTATTGCGCTATTGGAAAGTAGCTATAAAGATTCCTATGAACATCTTATCAGCGCATATCTGAAGGGACACCTCGGTATGCATTATACAGCGCCCTATTTAGATGAGTCACAAATAAACGACGTTGTACAGGGCCATGACAATAAAGGTCAGCCTGTTCCATTTGCGAATTTGAGCGGGTTTTACTTTGGCCCCACAATGAATTCAACGATCAATGATATGTTGATCTACATCGAAGCCAACCTCAAACTAAACGATAGAGCCCTTGGTCTAACACATCAACTGACTTATGGAAAAGACGATGGATTTGGTATGGGGCTCGGTTGGATGATCAATCGTGATGAACGTGGGGTTCGCTATTTCTATCACGATGGAAATACTAAAATAGGCTACAATACCTTATGTGTGCTGTATCCCACAGATGATTATGGTATCGTTATTATGGTCAACGACAACATTGATCAACGCAAGGTCAGTGAACTTGAAAATGACATTAGACATCAGTTATTACTGTATGATCGGCGACAGGTTCAGCCTTCATCTTCAGCAGAAAAGAAGGATTAA
- a CDS encoding IS4 family transposase, giving the protein MINLNVFSQILSLIDRELFKDLVSKHKSDKHQKGINSWTHLVSMLFCHFSSADSVRDISNGLRSTTGNLNHLGVVRAPSKSNISYINTHRTHELFKDLYFSVLERLWQKDTHFRKDLVQLKRKVYLMDASIIPLCLSVFDWAKFRSTKGAVKLHTVLDYDGCLPVFMQITDGKVHESQRAGSYSFSKGSVVVVDRGYVDYSWLGDLDSRGCYFVTRSKVNMKYKVIKSYQSEALMEKGILKDELIELSGAACNKYNGKPLRLIHFWDSTTGNEYHFLTNNTKWKASLVANIYKQRWHIEVFFKHLKQRLKVSTFIGTSENAVMIQIWTSLIGILLLKYLQKKAKYDWNLSNLVAFIRMNIFVKINIWQWIDDPFLRPPIKGKKGQLKIFAD; this is encoded by the coding sequence ATGATAAATTTAAATGTTTTTAGTCAGATTTTATCTCTTATCGACCGCGAATTATTCAAAGATTTGGTTTCAAAGCACAAAAGTGACAAACATCAGAAAGGGATCAACAGCTGGACGCATCTAGTCAGTATGCTTTTCTGTCATTTTTCCTCGGCAGATTCGGTCCGTGATATTAGTAACGGTCTACGCAGTACCACTGGTAATCTGAACCACTTAGGTGTAGTAAGAGCTCCAAGTAAGTCTAATATATCCTATATCAACACACACCGTACCCATGAACTTTTCAAAGATCTTTATTTCTCTGTTTTGGAAAGGCTTTGGCAAAAGGATACGCATTTTCGCAAAGATCTTGTTCAGCTAAAGCGTAAAGTATATCTGATGGATGCAAGCATCATCCCCTTATGTCTATCTGTATTTGACTGGGCAAAGTTTCGCAGCACCAAAGGTGCCGTAAAGCTGCACACTGTCTTGGATTATGATGGCTGCCTACCTGTTTTTATGCAGATTACCGATGGAAAAGTACATGAGAGCCAGCGAGCCGGTAGTTACAGTTTTTCCAAGGGAAGCGTGGTGGTAGTGGACCGTGGCTACGTGGATTACAGCTGGCTTGGGGATTTGGACAGCAGGGGGTGTTACTTCGTTACCAGGAGTAAAGTTAATATGAAGTACAAGGTTATCAAGTCCTATCAGAGTGAAGCACTCATGGAAAAGGGGATCCTTAAGGATGAGCTCATTGAGCTATCCGGTGCTGCCTGCAATAAATACAACGGCAAGCCGTTACGCCTGATCCACTTTTGGGACAGCACCACTGGCAATGAGTACCACTTTTTGACCAATAATACGAAGTGGAAGGCTTCTTTGGTGGCAAACATCTATAAACAACGCTGGCATATCGAAGTCTTCTTCAAGCATCTAAAGCAGCGCTTAAAAGTATCGACATTCATAGGGACTTCTGAAAATGCAGTGATGATCCAGATCTGGACTTCACTCATTGGCATATTACTGTTAAAATACTTACAAAAAAAGGCCAAATATGACTGGAACCTGTCCAATCTGGTCGCATTCATCAGAATGAATATCTTCGTGAAAATAAACATCTGGCAATGGATAGATGATCCCTTTCTCAGGCCGCCTATAAAAGGAAAAAAGGGACAGCTAAAGATCTTCGCAGATTGA
- a CDS encoding IS4 family transposase, protein MINLNVFSQILSLIDRELFKDLVSKHKSDKHQKGINSWTHLVSMLFCHFSSADSVRDISNGLRSTTGNLNHLGVVRAPSKSNISYINTHRTHELFKDLYFSVLERLWQKDTHFRKDLVQLKRKVYLMDASIIPLCLSVFDWAKFRSTQGAVKLHTVLDYDGCLPVFMQITDGKVHESQRAGSYSFSKGSVVVVDRGYVDYSWLGDLDSRGCYFVTRSKVNMKYKVIKSYQSEALMEKGILKDELIELSGAACNKYNGKPLRLVHFWDSTTGNEYHFLTNNTKWKASLVANIYKQRWHIEVFFKHLKQRLKVSTFIGTSENAVMIQIWTSLIGILLLKYLQKKAKYDWNLSNLVAFIRMNIFVKINIWQWIDDPFLRPPIKGKKGQLKIFAD, encoded by the coding sequence ATGATAAATTTAAATGTTTTTAGTCAGATTTTATCTCTTATCGACCGCGAATTATTCAAAGATTTGGTTTCAAAGCACAAAAGTGACAAACATCAGAAAGGGATCAACAGCTGGACGCATCTAGTCAGTATGCTTTTCTGTCATTTTTCCTCGGCAGATTCGGTCCGTGATATTAGTAACGGTCTACGCAGTACCACTGGTAATCTGAACCACTTAGGTGTAGTAAGAGCTCCAAGTAAGTCTAATATATCCTATATCAACACACACCGTACCCATGAACTTTTCAAAGATCTTTATTTCTCTGTTTTGGAAAGGCTTTGGCAAAAGGACACCCATTTTCGCAAAGATCTTGTTCAGCTAAAGCGTAAAGTATATCTGATGGATGCAAGCATCATCCCCTTATGTCTATCTGTATTTGACTGGGCAAAGTTTCGCAGCACCCAAGGTGCCGTAAAGCTGCACACTGTCTTGGATTATGATGGCTGCCTACCTGTTTTTATGCAGATTACCGATGGAAAAGTACATGAGAGCCAGCGAGCCGGTAGTTACAGTTTTTCCAAGGGAAGCGTGGTGGTAGTGGACCGTGGCTACGTGGATTACAGCTGGCTTGGGGATTTGGACAGCAGGGGGTGTTATTTCGTTACCAGGAGTAAAGTTAATATGAAGTACAAGGTTATCAAGTCCTATCAGAGTGAAGCACTCATGGAAAAGGGGATCCTTAAGGATGAGCTCATTGAGCTATCCGGTGCTGCCTGCAATAAATACAACGGCAAGCCGCTACGCCTAGTCCACTTTTGGGACAGCACCACTGGCAATGAGTACCACTTTTTGACCAATAATACGAAGTGGAAGGCTTCTTTGGTGGCAAACATCTATAAACAACGCTGGCATATCGAAGTCTTCTTCAAGCATCTAAAGCAGCGCTTAAAAGTATCGACATTCATAGGGACTTCTGAAAATGCAGTGATGATCCAGATCTGGACTTCACTCATTGGCATATTACTGTTAAAATACTTACAAAAAAAGGCCAAATATGACTGGAACCTGTCCAATCTGGTCGCATTCATCAGAATGAATATCTTCGTGAAAATAAACATCTGGCAATGGATAGATGATCCCTTTCTCAGGCCGCCTATAAAAGGAAAAAAGGGACAGCTAAAGATCTTCGCAGATTGA